The Camelina sativa cultivar DH55 unplaced genomic scaffold, Cs unpScaffold00532, whole genome shotgun sequence genome contains a region encoding:
- the LOC104773374 gene encoding classical arabinogalactan protein 11-like, which yields MARQFVVLALLALAVATAFAADAPSAAPTKAPTKAPTKAPAAAPKSSAPAPKASSPVAKAPTPVDDSADAPTPSDSADAPTVSSPPAPTPEADGPSSDGPTADSPKAGAATNVKLSIAGTVAAAGIFFFSL from the coding sequence atggcACGTCAATTTGTCGTATTAGCCCTTTTGGCTCTGGCCGTGGCCACCGCATTCGCCGCCGATGCACCTTCAGCTGCTCCAACCAAAGCCCCCACCAAAGCCCCAACCAAGGCTCCCGCAGCTGCACCCAAATCCTCCGCCCCCGCACCTAAAGCATCATCCCCTGTCGCAAAGGCACCCACCCCCGTAGACGACTCCGCCGATGCACCCACCCCCAGTGACTCCGCCGATGCACCCACCGTCTCCTCCCCTCCGGCTCCTACCCCCGAAGCTGATGGACCCTCATCCGACGGACCCACCGCCGACTCACCCAAAGCTGGCGCCGCGACTAATGTGAAGCTCTCCATCGCCGGCACCGTCGCCGCCGccggaatcttcttcttctctctctaa
- the LOC104773377 gene encoding protein ABHD17C, whose protein sequence is MGGVTSSVAAKFAFFPPSPPSYKVVTDELTGLLLLSPFPHRENVEIVKLPTRRGTEIVGMYVRHPMATSTLLYSHGNAADLGQMYELFIELSIHLKVNLMGYDYSGYGQSTGKASEHNTYADIEAVYKCLEETFGSKQEDVILYGQSVGSGPTLDLASRLPQLRAVVLHSPILSGLRVMYSVKKTYWFDIYKNIDKIPYVDCPVLIIHGTCDEVVDCSHGKQLWELCKDKYEPLWVKGGNHCDLEHYPEYIRHLKKFITTVERLPCPRMMSSDQSVDAIAPPRKSMDRRVKPRHSTERRERDQKPPKSQSKKSSSSSKLKISFDHLDRSRRSVDCHEKSRKSVDQSHQIERGRKSVDRLGSE, encoded by the exons ATGGGAGGTGTGACGTCATCGGTGGCGGCGAAGTTCGCCTTCTTTCCTCCGAGTCCGCCGTCGTACAAGGTGGTGACGGACGAGCTCACGGGGCTGTTGCTTCTAAGCCCTTTCCCACACCGGGAAAACGTAGAAATAGTAAAGCTTCCGACAAGGAGAGGCACGGAGATAGTGGGTATGTACGTGAGGCACCCGATGGCAACCTCAACGCTCCTCTACTCCCATGGAAACGCCGCCGATCTGGGACAGATGTATGAGCTCTTCATCGAGCTTAGCATCCATCTCAAGGTTAATCTCATGGg ATACGATTACTCCGGGTATGGACAATCTACTGGAAAG GCGAGTGAGCATAACACGTATGCTGATATCGAAGCTGTTTATAAGTGTCTTGAAGAAACCTTCGGCTCTAAGCAGGAAGATGTCATCCTCTACGGCCAATCTGTTGGCAGCGGTCCAACCTTAGATCTTGCTTCCCGTTTGCCTCAGCTTAGAGCCGTCGTCCTTCACAGCCCCATTCTCTCCGGTTTACGCGTTATGTACTCCGTTAAGAAAACCTACTGGTTTGACATCTACAAG AATATCGACAAAATCCCATATGTCGATTGCCCTGTTCTCATCATTCAT GGAACTTGTGATGAAGTAGTGGATTGCTCTCATGGGAAACAACTATGGGAACTCTGCAAAGACAAGTACGAGCCGCTTTGGGTGAAAGGAGGGAACCACTGTGATCTTGAACACTACCCCGAGTACATCAGACACCTTAAGAAATTCATCACGACAGTTGAGAGATTACCTTGTCCGAGGATGATGAGCAGCGACCAATCAGTTGATGCGATTGCGCCCCCTAGGAAAAGCATGGACAGGAGAGTGAAGCCGAGGCACAGCACTGAgcgtagagagagagatcagaagCCGCCAAAGAGTCAGTCCAAGAAgagtagcagcagcagcaagctCAAGATCTCTTTTGATCATCTTGATCGCTCCAGGAGGAGCGTTGACTGCCATGAAAAGAGTCGGAAAAGCGTTGACCAGTCTCATCAGATTGAGAGGGGAAGGAAGAGTGTGGACAGACTTGGCTCCGAgtaa